The Aneurinibacillus migulanus genome contains the following window.
AAGAATACTGATACCTAGATTATTTTGTACCATGGCAATAATGGCTTGGTCTTCTTCCACCTCATATTGTATTTCTGGTGTCACATTGTTGTTCTTTAAAATCTTTCTCACATCTTTATCTATATTCGATTTGGGCATGATAAACATTTCGTTTTTAATTTGTTCAAAATAAATCTTATCCTGCTGGTGAAGAGGATGTGTATCAGGTAGGATACAAAGCATTTTATCTTTTTTAGGGGGATAATGGAACCATTAAAGGATATGTAGAGCTGCATATTGAACAGGGCAAGGTACTGGAAAATCATCATTTATCAGTAGGTGTCGTATCAGGAATTGCAGGTCCTTTATGGACAAAGTGGGTACTTACTGGCGAAGCGGGTCATGCAGGAGCAACACCTATGGGTATACGTAAGGATCCATTAATACCCGCCGCAGCTATTATTCAGTACATTGAAACCGAAACAAAAAAATACCCGAATGCTGTCGCAACGATTGGTCAAATATCGGTTAAACCAGGGGGAGTAAATGTAATTCCCAGCCAAGTAGAATTCACGCTAGATTTGCGTGATATTGACGAAGAAGTTCGAAATAAGATTGAGCATACTATTGTATCTTACGCTCGTCAAATTTGCGAAGAGCGAAAAATTGAGGTTGACATTAGTACTTTACAAAGAGTAGCACCTGTTCCTTGCTCTAAGGAAATCCGTCAAGTTATCGAAAATTCTTGTAAGGAAATAGGGCTTGAAACATTTACACTTCCTAGTGGAGCTGGACATGATGGAATGCAGTTTAAAGATTTTTGTCCTATAGGAATGATATTTATCCAATCTAAAAATGGGATTAGTCACAATCCTGACGAATGGAGCTCGAAGGAAGATTGCGGGAGGGGAACCACAGTTCTATACAAAACAGTTTTAGAGCTCGCAAAATAAATGACTACCCACACCTATGGATACCAAGGATGTGGTGGCTATTCACTCTGGATGATGCTGGATAATCAACACCCTTGGCCTTTTTTTATGTTGTAATGTCATTCCTGCTCAAGCTTGCGCATAAGCTGTCGCATTTTCGTTTCAGTATCCGAGTTTGCGGACGGCGTATACACGCTGAAACGCAAATCGTTATGTCCTTGAATTTGCATTGAGGTCAGGTCAAACAGCATTTTACCCGCTTTGGCGTGCCGGAATTCGATGAAGACCTCCGGCGCTGAATTAACGTCATTATGATGCCAAAAATGTTGAAACTCTGGTTTTTCGTTGCTTATTTTTTCGATAAAGTCGCTATACCATGTATCTCCCATATACTGACCGTAATACGAGCGGAAAATCGCAAGAAACCCTCGAACGAAATCACTCCAGTTAGCGGCCAGCGTCTTGAACTCCTTTCTTGTGAACAACAACCAAATAATATTACGTTCTTCTATGGGCACTAGCTCGAAGTCCATAAACACCCCGGCGGCTGCTTGATTCCAGCCTACAATATTACATCGTCGATCGGAGACGATAGTCGGGAAATAGCGGAGTTCATTCAGAATAAGGCTGATTGCCGGACTGAGCATAGGAGGGTTGTCCGCTGTCGATGAAATCGTCGGCTGTTCAAGGGCCAACATAAACAAATATTTCCGTTCATCCTCATTTAATTGAAGGGCAAAGGCAATACGGTCCAGCACTTGTGCAGACACCGTAATATCCCGTCCTTGCTCAAGCCATGTATACCATGTCGTGCTCACCCCGGAGAGCTGAGCTACTTCTTCTCTTCTTAAGCCCAGAGTGCGCCTTCTTCCACCTGCTGGCAGGCCAACTTCACCAGGCTGGAGTTTTGCCCGGTGTGTTTTCAAGAATTCCGACAAAGCTGTTAACCGTATATCGTTACTCATTATGGTCACCCCATCAATATAGTAGTAAAACCTATTCTATCATCATTTATACTATGATAAACCATAACTTGTAATAGGATGTTAGCTGTGTAATTATAAGAGAAAATCTTGGTTATCATGCTTGAATAAGGAGGAAGAAATAGATGTCACGTGTAGTGATTACAGGTATGGGTGTAATAACCCCACTCGGGAATGATGTGCAAAGTTTTTGGAACAATCTCATTGCGGGACATTCGGGAATTTCAAACATCGATTCATTTGACGTTTCGAGCTATAAAACGAAAATTGCCGGAGTCATTCGGGACTTTAATCCGGAAGCTGTCATTGAACGCCGGGAGGCCCGTAGAATGGATCGGTTTTGCCAGTTTGCCGTCGCTGCAGCTAAGCAGGCCCTTGAGGATGCATCTTTGAATATAGAGCAGGAGAATACCGAGCGAGTCGGAGTATACATTGGATCAGGTATTGGCGGTGTTCATACTCTGCTGGAAAACTATCGTACACTGATTTCCCGTGGTCCTGGCCGTGTGAGCCCTACCGTTGTTCCAATGATGCTTCCGAGTATGGCAGCAGCGCAAGTAAGTATCGTATTTGGAATAAAGGGCCCGACCCTGGCGCCTGTCACTGCCTGTGCTACCGGCAATAATGCGATAGGTGAGGCTTACAAGCTGATTCAGCGAGGCGGTGCAGATATGATTATTGCAGGCGGTTCAGAAGCAGCAGTGACGGATTTGGCGCTGGCCGGATTCGGGAATGCTACAGCGCTTTCTACTCGTAATGAAGAGCCGGAACGTGCGAGTCGTCCATTTGATGCGGAGCGGGATGGGTTTGTAGCATCTGAAGGCGCCGGTATTCTTGTATTAGAATCACTGGAACACGCACAGCAAAGGGGAGCACGGATACATGCGGAAATCATCGGATACGGCTCCACATCTGACGCCTACCACATGGTAGCTACCGAGCCTGAAGGTTTGGGAGCATACAGAGCGATGAAAGAAGCAATAGAGGATGCGGAAATCACATTGCAAGATATCGATTACATCAATGCCCATGCTACCAGTACTGTGGTAGGTGACCGCTCCGAAACGCTTGCGATTAAGCAGCTTTTTGGTAGTTATGCCTATCAGCTTCCTATAAGCGCCAATAAATCGATGTTGGGTCATATGTTAGGAGCCGCAGGCGGAGTTGAAGCTGTTGCCCTTGTGAGAACACTTCAGGAAAATATGATTCCGCCAACAATAAACCTGGAAACTTCAGACCCTGAGTGTGACCTTGATTATGTTCCGAATCGCGCAAGAGCAGCGCAACTCCACATAGGTCTTTCTAATTCTTTCGGGTTTGGCGGCCATAACGCGGTACTTGTACTGAAGAGGTTAGATACTTCTTCTATATCTGTATAGCTATATAAATTACACTTGATATTTTGACAGGGGAGTGAGGTTGGAAGGAGGAGATTCGGAAAAAAGAAGAGGTTGGATGCGCCCTGCGATCCGGCAGAAGAAAGGCCAGCGTGTCATTTTCCGACCGCTCCCGCCCACCGCCCTTCCTTCTTTTCTTACCTCCCACCATAAAAAAGAGAGTATTGTTGCAATAGCAGTATAAGAGTATATGAAAAAATAATAGAAGAATATCAATAAACCGGGAATATGTAGAACTTCCCGGTTTATTTTTTAGAGAATGAAGCTTAAAAATCACATTGCCTAGAAACTTCGTAAGCATTTTCTATAACAATTTCGCTTCGAATATGAATGCGTTCTGTATTCATTCGGAATTCCGGACCCGATACGCTGAGTGCGCATACTACATCACCGAGATAATTACGGACAGGAGCAGCGATACAGAAGAGTCCTTCCTCAAACTCTTCATTATCAATCGCATATCCCTGCTTGCGGATAAGCTGAATCTCATCCCATAAAGCTTCCCGCTCTACGATTGTGTTTTGTGTATATCGCCTTAGACCTTTTGAGATAATCTTTTCAACAAATTTATCTGGCTGAAAAGAAAGTAATACTTTTCCTAGGGCTGTACAATGCAAAGGCTTTGGAATACCGATGCTCGTCCCAATGCGTACGGGTCTACTAGGTTCTGTTTTTATAAGATAGCTGACGGATTCATTTTCAAGAATGCCAAGGTGAACCGTTTCGTTTGAACGCTTAACAAGGTTATCAATAACAGAGTTAGCTATAAAAAACGGTTTGTATTGTTCATTTGCGAGTTGTCCCCAATCAAGTAGTTTTGCACCTGGTCGGTATTTACGATTTGGAGTTTTTGTAAGAAGACCTTCATTGTATAAGGTAGTCACAAGATGATGAACCGTACTACGATTCATAGAAAGTAGTAAAGCTAATTCTGAAACTCCCAATTCTGTTGTTTTGGTAGAGAAACAATTCATGATACGAATGGCCTGCCTAACAGAATTAATCATTTAATACCCTCCTTATAAGGATAACTGCATTTGCTCTTATCAATAATAATTGAACGAAAATAGAATGTAAATTTAAAATAGTGAAATAAATTATACCCATTGTTCAAATAGTGAAATTACTAAATTGTTTGTCATATTGAAACTCGATACGATGTTATCAAGCAGAAGGCAAAAGGAGGAGACAAAATGTTACGCCATGAAGATAATGTTCTTCTTACAAGAACGGGTCCAGGTACACCGATGGGTGATATGTTTCGGCGCTATTGGATTCCATGCATTCGTTCCGAGGAATTAATCGCTGATGGAACACCGGTCCGAGTGAAATTATTAAGTGAAGATTTGTTAGCATTTCGTGACTCTGAAGGCAAAGTTGGATTAGTAGATGAGCGATGTCCACACCGCCGCACATCACTTTACTATGGTATAAATGCCAGCTGCGGGCTTACCTGTGTATACCACGGTTGGAAGTTTGATGTTCATGGTAACTGTGTTGATTTACCATCGGAGCCTGCAGAAAGCAACTTCAAAAAAGGGATTCATCTTACGTCGTATCCTACGTATGAGGCAAATGGAATTGTTTGGACCTATATGGGCCCCGTTGAAAAGCAGCCTCCTGTTCCAGATTTCTACTGGATGCACTTGCCGGAAGAAAACATCATGGCAGAAAGGGTATGGCAGGAGTGCAACTATTTGCAGGCAATGGAAAATGATGTGGATTATGTGCATGCCGCTTTTTTACATAAAGCACATCAAAACCAGCAAATAAAGAAAGGAGCATTAAGTAGTGACCTGGGCATTAATCCAGAGCATCCACTTGTAAAAAATCCACCAGTGGAACAAGTGGTTGAATCGACAAACTATGGAAAACGGTGCATTGGGGTCGGGAAAGCAGATGAGGTGAACAATGCTTTCATGGAGATTCATTATATCTTCCCCTTTTATACTTATCCACCGCGATTTGATGGGGAGGATGGTATGTGGCATGCATTTATTCCGCGTGATGATTATAGTGCATGGAGTTGGGACGTTCAATTTTCTCATCATGTACCGATTGATAAACAGGCTCAGCATGAACGCCGGGGTCTTATCCTTGACAATGAGCTGCGAAAGAAACGTAATTTCTCTAATTCATATGAACAGGATCGCAAATTGATGGTGGCGGACAACTTCTCTGGGATCCGCGGGATTGCCAATCAAGATCATGCAGTAACCGAAACAATGGGGCCGATTGTAGATCGTTCAAAGGAACATTTAGGCACGAGTGATTTGCCTATTATCCAAATGCGTCGTCTATTGTTGACATCGGTAAAAGGCTTCCAAAACGGAGTGGAGCCGTTGAAGCTTGATAATGAAAGCCTTGTGAAGCTATACAGTCAAGGAGCGTATGCACCAAAGGAAAAAGAGTGGAAGGAAGCACTCCCGCTAAAAGAAATATTTGCTCACAAACAGGGTCAAAAAAGTCATGAACCTCAAAAAATATGATGGATACACGTCATTTGATTATCTGAAGCCGCACGAAGATTATCGGGTGTTTGAACTTGCGAAAGCAATCGGTCGAGTTCCGGAATACATAATGAATTTGACACCGGAACAGAGCGAAGCAGCGGATGAAATATTGGAGAAATATCTGATTATTTCTCTGCGCGATCATGGATTCATTACCCCGCATAGTCAAGAACATATGCTTGACTATTGTCGGCAGATGCATACATTTTTTCAGTACGAAGGACTGGCAAAAGCCGGCATCGATGCAATTTTTGAGAATTTTATGGACGGTATTGCGATTCTTACTTCCAGATTCGGCTTAAAGTGGGATGATATCATTCTCAATCTGGGGATGAGATTATGCGATATTGCTCATCAGCAGACCGTATTCATCGCAAGTTCTGTCTCCGATATTGAGGCAGCAAAGCGGGATGGACGCGTCGCCCTCATTCCTTCGCTTGAAGCGGCAGGAATTCTGGAGAATGAAATTGATAGAGTCGATGTTTTGTACGGTTTTGGCATCCGGTGTATGGGCATTACGTACAATGAAGCCAATACACTTGGATCTGGGCTTGTAGAGGCACGGGATAGTGGATTAACGTCCTTCGGGCAGCGGGTTATTCGAAGAATGAATAAAGTAGGGATGGCTATTGATATCTCGCATTGTGGCGATGAGACGAGCATGGATGTTATCAAATATAGTGAGAAACCGGTTCTTCTTACTCATGCCGGTGCAAGAGAGCTATGGAATACTCCACGAATGAAGCCAGATAAGGTTTTGAAAGCGTGTGCAGAAGCCGGTGGTATTATTGGTATTTGTGCCGCACCAAATACTACGCTTACTAGAAATCAACCCGAACACTGTATTGAAGCTGTTATGGAGCATCTGGAATATATCATTAATCTAGTAGGAATTGAACATGTAGGATTAGGACCGGATACCTTTTATGGCGACCATGTAGCTTTGCAGCATGCTTTTGATGACACGCTTGCTATCTCAGCCTCACATGATGGTGAAACATTTGAGGAATCACCGTATGTTGCCGGACTTGAAAATCCAACAGAAGCAATACGTAATATGGTGCGTTGGATGGTTAAACATGGCTATAAGGAAGAAGATATAAGCAAGATTACAGGTGGTAACGTTTTGCGAGTATTAGGGGAGATTTGGGCCAAATAAAACGAGATAAGAGAGGGTGATACTTTGCAAGAAAGAGTAGCCGTTGTAACAGGAGCTTCTCAAGGGTTGGGATTGGCCATTGCAGAAAAATTTGTAAGCGATGGTACGAAAGTGGCTTTTATTAGTCGGAATTTGGATAAAGTAAAAAGTCGGTTTGAGGAAGAACAACAGCGGGATCAAGTTATGTTTATTAATCTGGATGTATCTGAATATAAGGCTATTCAGCATTGTGTGACCGACGTAACGAACAAGTGGGGCCGAATTGACATCCTTATCAATAATGCGGGATTTCGAACAGAAACAGCGATTGAGAATATTACAGTGGATGAATGGAATCGGGTGTTGTCTGTAAATTTGGGAGGAACATTTTTCTTTTCGCAAGCCGTTCTCCCGGTTATGAAAGAGCAAAAGTGGGGGCGAATCATTAATATGTCTTCATTCGGCGGTCAGGTTGGTCCTCTTACTTCCAGCGCGGTGTATTCTGCTTCTAAAGCTGGTCAAATCGCCTTGACTAAATCGTTTGCTAGAGCGCTTGCCGAATATGGAATTACAGTGAATGCTGTAGCTCCTGCCTCTGTCCGAACACCGGAAATGGATAAGATGTCATCAGAATCCCTGGAAAAGATGACCCGAACCATTCCGGTTGGAAGAGTGGGGGAAGCCATTGAGGTAGCTGAACTGGTAGCTTATCTTGTTTCCGATTACGGAGGATTTGTCACAGGGGCTACATTTGATATTAATGGTGGAAGATTAATGCGGTAATTACGATTTGATAAAGGAGTGAAGGAAGTTGGCAATTGAACATGGAGCACCAAAAATTCCGTCCCCCTTACGCGTATTTATGACATTTGAATCGACAGGGTGGTTTGACACTAGCGGGCAGGAAAAAACAGAAAAAATTCTACCTCAATTGCAAGAAGTGCTATTGTCCTGGCAGAAAAACGGTTCTACACTGCTTGGCACGTTTGACCGGGATATTCTAACAGCGGGGCACGCAGGAAATCACGGCTGGCATGCCTGCTTCTTATATGATGTACCAGATTTGCAGACTGTAAGTGAAATGACTCATTCATTTCGTGCCACTGAACTTGATCGATATTTCCGGTTGGAAGCAATGATTGGACGTCCGTTTTTCCTGCTTGAAGAACAAAAATAAAATAATGGAACTTATACTGGAGGAATGAAATATGAAGTTTGGTATTTATGTTGAAATGCAAAATCCAACACAATTTGCAAAAAACCATGCACAGGTGTATCAGGAAGTTCTTGAACAAATCGAACATGCAGATAAAGCTGGTTTCTCAACATTTAACACATTAGAACATCATTGGTTCGAAGAGTTTTCTATTTCCACCAATCCGTTGGCCCTTTACTCTGCGGCTGCGCAACATACAAAAAATATTCGCTTCCGTACGTGTTCCCATGTAGTACCCCTTCATAATCCAATGGTATTTGCCGGACAACTGGCGGCTGCACAGCTTCTAACAAATAATCGGATTGAAGTCGCGTTTGGTCGCGGTCATGCATGGGTGTTTCCGAAGGCTTCCATTCCACTTGAAGAGAGCCGAGGCCGCTTCACGGAAGGGTTGGAAATTATTGAGAAAGCATTTGATGAAGAAGTGTTTTCTTATCATGGTCAGTATTATCAGGTGGATAACGTACGGGTTGTTCCCCGTGCACCTCGTCCGAAAATTTATACAGGCGGAGCAAGTAACCATAACTATGAGATGGCTGGAAAGAAGGGCTGGGGGGTACTGATTACTCCAATGCTTCCACTATCCAAAGTAAAACATCAATTGGATTTATATCGTGAAACTTGCGCGAAATATGGTCATACTCCTGATATTGTGTACGTTCAGGCTCTGTACTTAGATGAAGATGGGGAAAGAGCGAGAAAAGAAGCGAAACAATATATCATACAGTTCATGGCCGGGAACGCGGCACCTACGAAAGATATGCCTTCACCTGAAGTGTTAAAAGATAAAGATTTTGGTTTTTATGCATCCGGTGCGCTTGAATCTCTTGCGACCATTCCATACGAAAAACTTCTTGAAGAAGATTTTGTTTGGGTTGGTTCACCAGAAGAAATTAGGGAGAAAGTACAGGTGGTTGTTGAAGAATGTCCGGGATTAACAGAGATCAGTGTGCTTTGCACGTACGCAGGTCTAGAACACTGGAAAACCATTCGTACCCAACAATTGTTTAGCGAACGTATTATGTCATATTTTAAAACAGAGAAAGAATTGGAGAAAGTTTGGTAGTTTTTCTTCCTACTCTTTGCAAGGATAGATGTTCTCAACAATAGATTTAATATTTTGAATATTTTGTTTTATATATTCCTATAGAATAGCGCCAGTACCAGTGATTTTGTACTTTTTCAGATTGAGATAAGCAAAGGTGCTGGTCTATTCCTTCTTAATAGGAGGGGGACGTATGAAATTAGATGAGTATGTAAAACAGAAAAGACAAGACGCAGGCCTTCCTGAATCAGAAAAGATACAAGTATGGCTTGAGCTTGAACCAGCATTTTTATTCTGTCTCAAGGAAGAAGGCGAATCGCATGACTGACGTATTGTTCAAGGATAT
Protein-coding sequences here:
- a CDS encoding LLM class flavin-dependent oxidoreductase, which codes for MKFGIYVEMQNPTQFAKNHAQVYQEVLEQIEHADKAGFSTFNTLEHHWFEEFSISTNPLALYSAAAQHTKNIRFRTCSHVVPLHNPMVFAGQLAAAQLLTNNRIEVAFGRGHAWVFPKASIPLEESRGRFTEGLEIIEKAFDEEVFSYHGQYYQVDNVRVVPRAPRPKIYTGGASNHNYEMAGKKGWGVLITPMLPLSKVKHQLDLYRETCAKYGHTPDIVYVQALYLDEDGERARKEAKQYIIQFMAGNAAPTKDMPSPEVLKDKDFGFYASGALESLATIPYEKLLEEDFVWVGSPEEIREKVQVVVEECPGLTEISVLCTYAGLEHWKTIRTQQLFSERIMSYFKTEKELEKVW
- a CDS encoding Rieske 2Fe-2S domain-containing protein — its product is MLRHEDNVLLTRTGPGTPMGDMFRRYWIPCIRSEELIADGTPVRVKLLSEDLLAFRDSEGKVGLVDERCPHRRTSLYYGINASCGLTCVYHGWKFDVHGNCVDLPSEPAESNFKKGIHLTSYPTYEANGIVWTYMGPVEKQPPVPDFYWMHLPEENIMAERVWQECNYLQAMENDVDYVHAAFLHKAHQNQQIKKGALSSDLGINPEHPLVKNPPVEQVVESTNYGKRCIGVGKADEVNNAFMEIHYIFPFYTYPPRFDGEDGMWHAFIPRDDYSAWSWDVQFSHHVPIDKQAQHERRGLILDNELRKKRNFSNSYEQDRKLMVADNFSGIRGIANQDHAVTETMGPIVDRSKEHLGTSDLPIIQMRRLLLTSVKGFQNGVEPLKLDNESLVKLYSQGAYAPKEKEWKEALPLKEIFAHKQGQKSHEPQKI
- a CDS encoding LysR family transcriptional regulator substrate-binding protein; this translates as MLCILPDTHPLHQQDKIYFEQIKNEMFIMPKSNIDKDVRKILKNNNVTPEIQYEVEEDQAIIAMVQNNLGISILPEMILYRIPNNVCVINLEGDNYRSIGIAATSLKNISPAAGKFIEYVKLWLNVQE
- a CDS encoding Zn-dependent hydrolase; protein product: MKGYVELHIEQGKVLENHHLSVGVVSGIAGPLWTKWVLTGEAGHAGATPMGIRKDPLIPAAAIIQYIETETKKYPNAVATIGQISVKPGGVNVIPSQVEFTLDLRDIDEEVRNKIEHTIVSYARQICEERKIEVDISTLQRVAPVPCSKEIRQVIENSCKEIGLETFTLPSGAGHDGMQFKDFCPIGMIFIQSKNGISHNPDEWSSKEDCGRGTTVLYKTVLELAK
- the fabF gene encoding beta-ketoacyl-ACP synthase II; protein product: MSRVVITGMGVITPLGNDVQSFWNNLIAGHSGISNIDSFDVSSYKTKIAGVIRDFNPEAVIERREARRMDRFCQFAVAAAKQALEDASLNIEQENTERVGVYIGSGIGGVHTLLENYRTLISRGPGRVSPTVVPMMLPSMAAAQVSIVFGIKGPTLAPVTACATGNNAIGEAYKLIQRGGADMIIAGGSEAAVTDLALAGFGNATALSTRNEEPERASRPFDAERDGFVASEGAGILVLESLEHAQQRGARIHAEIIGYGSTSDAYHMVATEPEGLGAYRAMKEAIEDAEITLQDIDYINAHATSTVVGDRSETLAIKQLFGSYAYQLPISANKSMLGHMLGAAGGVEAVALVRTLQENMIPPTINLETSDPECDLDYVPNRARAAQLHIGLSNSFGFGGHNAVLVLKRLDTSSISV
- a CDS encoding helix-turn-helix transcriptional regulator, producing MSNDIRLTALSEFLKTHRAKLQPGEVGLPAGGRRRTLGLRREEVAQLSGVSTTWYTWLEQGRDITVSAQVLDRIAFALQLNEDERKYLFMLALEQPTISSTADNPPMLSPAISLILNELRYFPTIVSDRRCNIVGWNQAAAGVFMDFELVPIEERNIIWLLFTRKEFKTLAANWSDFVRGFLAIFRSYYGQYMGDTWYSDFIEKISNEKPEFQHFWHHNDVNSAPEVFIEFRHAKAGKMLFDLTSMQIQGHNDLRFSVYTPSANSDTETKMRQLMRKLEQE
- a CDS encoding membrane dipeptidase is translated as MNLKKYDGYTSFDYLKPHEDYRVFELAKAIGRVPEYIMNLTPEQSEAADEILEKYLIISLRDHGFITPHSQEHMLDYCRQMHTFFQYEGLAKAGIDAIFENFMDGIAILTSRFGLKWDDIILNLGMRLCDIAHQQTVFIASSVSDIEAAKRDGRVALIPSLEAAGILENEIDRVDVLYGFGIRCMGITYNEANTLGSGLVEARDSGLTSFGQRVIRRMNKVGMAIDISHCGDETSMDVIKYSEKPVLLTHAGARELWNTPRMKPDKVLKACAEAGGIIGICAAPNTTLTRNQPEHCIEAVMEHLEYIINLVGIEHVGLGPDTFYGDHVALQHAFDDTLAISASHDGETFEESPYVAGLENPTEAIRNMVRWMVKHGYKEEDISKITGGNVLRVLGEIWAK
- a CDS encoding IclR family transcriptional regulator encodes the protein MINSVRQAIRIMNCFSTKTTELGVSELALLLSMNRSTVHHLVTTLYNEGLLTKTPNRKYRPGAKLLDWGQLANEQYKPFFIANSVIDNLVKRSNETVHLGILENESVSYLIKTEPSRPVRIGTSIGIPKPLHCTALGKVLLSFQPDKFVEKIISKGLRRYTQNTIVEREALWDEIQLIRKQGYAIDNEEFEEGLFCIAAPVRNYLGDVVCALSVSGPEFRMNTERIHIRSEIVIENAYEVSRQCDF
- a CDS encoding SDR family NAD(P)-dependent oxidoreductase; amino-acid sequence: MQERVAVVTGASQGLGLAIAEKFVSDGTKVAFISRNLDKVKSRFEEEQQRDQVMFINLDVSEYKAIQHCVTDVTNKWGRIDILINNAGFRTETAIENITVDEWNRVLSVNLGGTFFFSQAVLPVMKEQKWGRIINMSSFGGQVGPLTSSAVYSASKAGQIALTKSFARALAEYGITVNAVAPASVRTPEMDKMSSESLEKMTRTIPVGRVGEAIEVAELVAYLVSDYGGFVTGATFDINGGRLMR